The DNA segment TATAGCCTGAAGGAAGCCCATGCCAGAAAATTCCAGCTTACTCACCACAAGTAAGAAGGAAATCACTGACATGAGCAGTTATAGAAGTTCAGCACATGTATTCTGGCGTTGCAAATATCACTTGGTGTGGACGCCAAAGTATCGCTACAAGGTTTTAGCAGGGGCGGTAGGTAAAGAGCTTTATCGCTCAGTTTATATACTTTGCAATATGAAAGATTGTGAGGTACTTGAACTGAATGTTCAGCCAGACCATGTTCATCTTGTCGTGATGATCCCACCGAAACTCTCGATCTCAACGCTGATGGGCGTCCTGAAAGGGCGCACAGCTATTCGTCTCTACAACAAGTTTCCGCATATACGAAAGAAGCTGTGGGGTAATCATTTTTGGGCGAGGGGATATTTTGCCGACACAGTTGGAGTGAACGAAGAAATTATCAGGCGCTACGTGAGGCATCAGGATAAGAAAGACCAAGAATACGAACAGCAAATGGCGTTATTACAGGATTAAAACGAACAAGGCCCCCTTTTAGGGGGCCCCATTTAAAGCCACCTCTTCAAGAGGTGGATTTTTACTGATAGATACATATTTAATGCAATTGATATAATTAGAGTTGTTGGTAATTTTTGGTAAAAAAATAATATAGATATATTATGATTCACCATAACCCTTAGTTATTTTTATAGGATAAGGATATGATGAAATTATTCGTTGCATTGGGTATGGTAGCCCTTGTTGGCTGCTCTAGTGCATCTCTTACTGAAAAAAAACCAATATTTCAAGCTCATACAACTAAAACTCCAGATGAAGTAAATCGCTGTCTCGCCCCTAAAATGTTGGAGTGGACTCCTGCAACTACCTCTATGCAAACGGAACAGGGGTGGCTGATTTCATCATCAGCTGATTTTGTGGGGACCTTTATGGTCACTAAAATAAATAAAAGCGGAGATGGTGGAAGTGACATAGTAATTTATGCGGTCTCTAAAGGCTCATCTGATCCATTTGGGAGTCGAGCTAGAATGTGTATTTAACGTTTACGCACATGAATAACGATGATCATAAGCCCACTTTTGTGGGTTTTTTTATTGGTGGAAACATGAAAGAGATAATGACCCGAATAGAACTAGGTGGTGTATTAGGAAAAACGTTTGGCAAAGTGCATAGGAGATTAATCAGTTCGGATGGTGAGGCCATTATTGCATTATGTAAGACGATATCTGGATTTGAGTCCTTTATGATTAGCAGTAAGAGCAGAGGACTTACTTATGCTGTGTTTCGGGGAAAGAAAAATATCGGTAAAGATGACCTAAGCTATCCAGTTTCAGGGGAAATAATAAGAATTATTCCTGTAATTATTGGCAGTAAAAAGGGGGGGGTGCTCCAGACTATTCTAGGTGCTGTTTTAGTAGCGGCAGGCGTAGTGTACGGATACTTTTCAGGAGATTGGGCTAATGCTGCCTATGCAATACAGGCTGGTGGCGCAATGATGTTAGGTGGTGTTGTCCAGATGCTATCTCCCCAAGCGGCAGGACTTGCTAGTAAACAAGATCCCGATAATAAAGCATCGTATGCTTTCGGCGGTGTAACTAATACTACCGCTCAAGGCTACCCAGTCCCATTACTTTACGGTAAGCGCCGAATTGGTGGCGCAATAATCTCAGCAAGCATTACTGTAGAAGATCAACAATAACACTCCCTCCTATTTAACTAATCTACTGAGTCGCTTTTGCGGCTTTTTTTGTGAGTTTAATATGGCAAAAATACGCATAAAAGGTGGGAAAGGTGGCAGCTCATCTTCACGGACACCGACTGAACAGCCCGATGATCTTCAATCTGTAGCGAAAGCTAAGATTTTGATTGCGCTCGCTGAGGGGGAAATTGCTGGTGGTTTAACAGGGAAAAACATTTTTCTTGATGGTACCCCACTAGAAAACTCTGATGGCTCATCTAATTTTTCCGGTGTGGCATGGGAATTCCGAGAGGGTACGCAGGCTCAGCGTTATATTCAGGGAATCCCCAGCGCCGAAAATGAAATTAGCGTGGGTATGGAAATTTCAAGTGACACGGCATGGACGCATACTTTTACCAATCCTCAATTGTCTGGTGCACGCGTTAGACTCAAGTGGCCATCGCTTTTTAAACAGCAAGACAATGGCGACTTAGTAGGATACTCAATCAAGTATGCGATTGATTTGCAGACCGACGGTGGAACGTGGAAAACCATTATTGATACATCGGTGATCGGTAAAACAACCTCGGGTTATGAGCGTAGTCACCGGATCAATTTTCCTCAGTTAGGTAACACATGGACTGTTCGTTTACGTAAAATCACTGGAGATGCCAACAGCGCAAAGATTGGCGATACGATGACGCTACAAAGTTATACGGAGGTCATCGATGCAAAGTTGCGGTACCCGAACACCGCGCTACTTTATATTGAATTTGATTCAAGCCAGTTCAACGGTTCTATCCCGCAAATATCATGTGAACCGCGAGGCCGTATTATTCGCGTTCCAGATAATTACGATCCCGAAAGCCGCACTTACACAGGGATATGGCAGGGGCAGTTCAAATGGGCATGGACGGATAATCCAGCATGGATTTTCTATGATGTTGTCATCAATGATCGCTTTGGCTTAGGGGATAGGCTGACTGCAGAGAATATTAGTAAATGGACGCTTTATGAGGTCGCGCAGTATTGCGATCAAATGGTGCCAGATGGACGGGGAGGTGATGGCACTGAGCCGCGTCATATCTGCAACGTGTACGTACAAGATCGCAATGATGCATACACCGTATTGAGAGATTTTGCCGCGATATTCCGTGGCATGACATATTGGGGGGGCAATCAGATTGTTGCACTGGCTGATATGCCGCGTGATGTAGACTATGTTTATACCAATGCTAGCGCTGTCGATGGGCTTTTTACTTACGCAAGTAGTACTAGTAAGACTCGTTATACCTCATCCCTAGTTTCATATTCTGACCCTGCGAATGCCTACGCAGATGCTGTTGAGCCAGTTTTTGATCAAACACTTGTCGCTCGATACAAGGTTTACAACCCCTTAGAAGTGACGGCTATCGGGTGTACGCGGCAATCTGAGGCACAACGTAAAGGTCGCTGGGGAATATTGACCAACAATAAAGATCGTATCGTTACGTTTGGTGTGGGGCTTGACGGAAATATTCCGCAGCCGGGTTATGTTATTGCTGTTGCTGATGAGTTTTTATCAGGCCGTGTCGCAGGTGGGCGCATCAGTTCTGTTAATGGACGCGTCATTGAACTAGATCGCAAGCCTGATGCCATTGCAGGTGATCGCCTTATGCTTAACCTGCCGTCCGGTGCTGCGCAAAGTCGAACAATTCAGGCGATTAACGGCAATTTTGTAACGGTAACCGTAGCATATTCAGAAGTACCTGAGGCCGAAAGTGTATGGGTTGTAGAGTCTGAAAAACTGTACGCACAGCAATACCGTGTGGTCGGCGTAGCGGATAATAATGACGGCACATTTACCATTTGCGCGGCACAGCATGATCCTGATAAATATGCGCGTATCGATACGGGCGCAATTATAGATGATCGCCCGGTTAGTGTGATCCCTCCGGGCAACCAGATTGCACCAGATAACATCATTATTGATTCATACTCTACAGTTAATCAGGGAATTAGCGTTGAAACTTTACGAGCATATTGGGATGCGGTTGCAAACGCTATTTCATACGAGGCCCAATGGCGGCGCGATGAGGGGAACTGGATTAATATCCCGCGTAGCTCAACAACGTCTTTTGAAATTCCGAGTATTTATTCTGGCCGTTATCTTGTGCGAGTCAGAGCCATTAATGCGGCGGAAATCTCAAGTGGGTGGGCATACTCACAAGAAACAACACTCATAGGAAAAGTTGGAAAGCCGCCGCAGCCGGTTAGTTTCAAAACTGATCCGCTAGTTTTTGGCATACAGCTTTCGTGGAATTTCCCTGAAGGAGCGGAAGATACCCTTAAAACTGAGATTCAGTACAACGATAAAAACGCTGAAGACGGAGCCATGCTTCTATCTGATATTCCGTATCCTCAGCGCAGCTATCAGCAGATGGGCCTGAAAGCAGGACAGTCTTTCTTCTATCGCGCTCGATTGGTTGATAAGACGGGGAATCAGGGTGACTGGATTGAGTGGGTATTAGGGGAGTCCAGCACGGATGTTGATTGGATTGCTGATGAAGTTAAAAAGGGGATTGAGGAGTCTGAGGTATTTAAAGAATTAAATGAAAATGTAGTTGATGCAAATAAAAAGCTTGAGGAGATAGCTGGAGATTCAATATCAAACTCGACGGCATCAATTATAAACTCTTTAACTATTGATGCAGACTCTAAGCGCTGGCGTAAAGAAAACGGAGATCGAAAAGCAGAGATTACAGTGACGAGAGAGGCTATCGCTACTGAAACAGAAGCCCGTGCAACGCAGGTGATAGAACTTAAAACTGAAACAGAAAAGACAAACGCGAGTTTAGCTAAGCTCTCCCAAACTGTTTCTGATAATGAGAGTTCAACAGCTACAGATATCACCAATTTAAATGCTAAGACGGATAAAACTGATGCATCCCTGAGTTCATTAAGCCAAACCGTTGCGGATGGCGACAAAGCATTATCCCAACAAATCACCCAGCTAAATTCTAAAACTGATACCACTAATAGCAATATCACTGCCTTAGAAAAAACCGTTGCGGATAGTGATAAAGCCTTATCGGAAAAAATAACCGGCTTAACATCGACGGTCGGAGAAAACACGGCTGCTATTCAAGTTCGCGGCCAAACTATCTTTAACAAAGATGGAACGGGTAGTTCCGTTTACAGCATGGGTGCCGGTATCACGTATAAAGGGAAGTATTATGCAGCCGGTTTGTCTGTCGGGGCTGAGGTTAACGCCGCTGGAGCAGTGAGCACACGTATTTTAGCCAGTGCTGATCAATTCGCTGTGTTAAATCCGGCTACTAACGGCTATACGTTGCCGTTTTTTGTTCAAGGTTCGCAAACCTTCATTGTTTCCGCGCTCATCCAAGATGCATCTATTACTAACGCCAAAATCGGTAGCTATATTCAGTCAAACAATTATGTTGCGGGCAAGGCTGGCTGGCGCATCGATAAGAATGGCGTGTTAGAAATGAACTCGGCGTTACCGGGCGGTGGTCGCTCCGTGTTTGATTCTAATGGTATTGGTGTATATGACCCAAATGGCGTTAGACGTTTTGCAGCGGGGTATAAACCTTAATGGGAAGTTATGGTGTTTTTGTTTACAACGAAAAAGGGATTGAAACGAGCGCCATCGATGGGCGCTCTTTTTTTCTCGATAGCATTATGATCACTAGTGCAAATAGAAATGGGAGCAAAAGCTATCCAAGCGTAGATTTGAATGTATATAGCTTAACTTATGCCGTGTCAGGCTCCGGTGGTGCGATAGGCGCATATATTCATCCCAAAATAAGCGGAAATACAATTTCATGGACAAGCATTGCTTCCGATGCTTCTTCATCGGGGTATATCTTTATTTGCTTGGTGGAAAAATAGTTTATGCCATTTTACGTTGAACTGAAAAATGATAAGGGTAGGACAATATACGATACAACTCTGCGCAATTTTTCGCTGATTTCTCGCCAACGTGTCATTGTGCCTCCGGCAGGGCAAAGCCCGTTAATCATTAACATTCCAAATCCCCAAACTACGATCCCTTTTGTTCGAATAGAGGGCGGATATGAAGCGAATGTGGCTTTGCTAGCCTCTGTTTCTGGCTCTCAGGTAGGGCTCATACTTGCGCCGCCGCCGTCAGGTGCTGCTGTCAGTAAACCCGCGATTGTATACCTGATGGGGGTTGGGACTACCGGCATTGCGCCAGAGTATGGGGCAGTCATTAGAAATGAGGCTGGCGCCGTTGAGTGGTCATCGCTGGATAACCCTCTATTTATTCGAACCGTCGCCATTACAGATGCCCATGCAACGCCAAATACTAGTATTGTGGCAGGCCGTTCGATAGCCGTTTGCCCATCAATCACCGGAACGATAAAGCGTAACGGTGGTAATGCGTTTAGCGTGATTACCGGTTTTTCTGATGGCTTGCGTGCGCAGGCTTTTGGAAACTTCGGTGGCTCCGGTGCGTGGTCTTGGGATACATCGCTTACACCCCGGCTCGATTATCAGGTTTATATCGAAACAGCTTACATGGATTAAATCTTAATAACCCGCCTAGTGCGGGTTTTTTATTGTCAGCTTTAAACCACCTCCTCGGGAGGTGGTGATTGTCCCTGTGAGGCTATAGCCTGAAGGAAGCCCATGCCAGAAAATTCCAGCTTACTCACCACAAGTAAGAAGGAAATCACTGACATGAGCAGTTATAGAAGTTCAGCACATGTATTCTGGCGTTGCAAATATCACTTGGTGTGGACGCCAAAGTATCGCTACAAGGTTTTAGCAGGGGCGGTAGGTAAAGAGCTTTATCGCTCAGTTTATATACTTTGCAATATGAAAGATTGTGAGGTACTTGAACTGAATGTTCAGCCAGACCATGTTCATCTTGTCGTGATGATCCCACCGAAACTCTCGATCTCAACGCTGATGGGCGTCCTGAAAGGGCGCACAGCTATTCGTCTCTACAACAAGTTTCCGCATATACGAAAGAAGCTGTGGGGTAATCATTTTTGGGCGAGGGGATATTTTGCCGACACAGTTGGAGTGAACGAAGAAATTATCAGGCGCTACGTGAGGCATCAGGATAAGAAAGACCAAGAATACGAACAGCAAATGGCGTTATTACAGGATTAAAACGAACAAGGCCCCCTTTTAGGGGGCCCCATTTAAAGCCACCTCTTCAAGAGGTGGATTTTTACTGGAGCAAATATTATGTCTTTATACGCGACAGGCACGATCACGGGCGCATTGAATGCAACCACTATTACCGGCACCGGCACAAAATGGAGCGATGCGAAGATCGGCATTACGAATGGCTCCGTGCTGTTTGTATCGTCTAATGCAGGGGTTGATGGCGTCTATCAGGTTAAGCGTGTCATTAGCGATACGTCGATAGAGCTGGTCCAGCCAATCTATAAAGCGTTTACTAATTCCAAGTATTCGATCCTGGTGGCAGAGTCGGCAAGTACAGCGGCATGGTCTAATCAACTCGCGGCGACGCTTGGATACTATCAAGCGCAAATGGACGGCTGGCAGCAAATTATGACCGGAACGGGCGATATTGCACTTACTGCGCCGGATGGCACTAAAGTAACGATCAAAAGTTTTACTAAGCTATCAAATGATTTAGATAAAAAAGCCAATGCAGGTGATAACAGCGATATTACAAGCATCTCCGGGCTAAAAACTGCACTCAGCATTGAGCAGGGAGGGACTGGCGAGAAAACTCCAGGTATGAAGTTGTTAGGTGGCCTAGGGCTGAAAAGTAATTCAAGGTTTCTAACGACGACTGGTTCATATATCCCCGGCGAGTTCGTTCCTCAAGCGGTTTATGACAGTCGCTCTATCGTCGGGTACGCAAATATACATAACTGGCCGTTGGGCATCAGCGCAGGTGTTCAGAGTGGGGCGAACGGCACCGATCAGTCGGGAGTCATTTCTCTATTAACAGTGAGAGGGTGGCCTGATGACTCGGGTATATCCGCATCATGTCAGTGGTTCATGGGAGCTACAAAAGCAGGTTATAGATATCCAGGATACAATTCGGTTGATGCGGCATGGTACTTGAGAACTGAGTATTTATGGTGCACTAGGACAACAACAGTTGATTCAAATGGGTTCATTAAAAAAGCATCGCCTGTTATTAAAATCTTCAGTGATGGGAAGTTTGAAACAAATAATGAATCAGAAGGTGCGCAGGTGACCCGCGAGGGTGTTGGTGTTTATCGCATAAGCAATATTCTCGGCCCGCACTCAGATAAAGCATGGGGCGGTATCGATGGTGGTTTTGAAATCCCAAAAGACCGCAATGGCCAGCGCTTAATTTGGTTGGATTATGAGGTTGAAGCCGACGGTTCTATTATTGTTAAAACCTATCACCGTACATACCCGGATGCGCCTGAATTTGCCAGAAACATCAAGGATGGATATGAGGAAAGCGATCCTATTGATATACCGTCTGACCAATTCCTTTCCGTTCGTGTAGAAATGCCACAGGACTCGATCTGGAATCTGGCACAAAAAGCAGCGCAAGAAGAAATGGCACGAGAAGAAATTGCAGAAGAGTAATTAGGTTTGCGCCGGAGCGTATGCAAGACTCCGGCGCAGTGACAATACCAGAGTGACTCTATTGTGGTGACTGTTTATTATTTTGATGATATAGGTTCTAACGCTATAATAAGCAAAGGTTTGCCTGCTGGTTTCAAAACTAGCTTGGTGGATTTATGCTGATTC comes from the Hafnia alvei genome and includes:
- a CDS encoding phage tail protein — its product is MAKIRIKGGKGGSSSSRTPTEQPDDLQSVAKAKILIALAEGEIAGGLTGKNIFLDGTPLENSDGSSNFSGVAWEFREGTQAQRYIQGIPSAENEISVGMEISSDTAWTHTFTNPQLSGARVRLKWPSLFKQQDNGDLVGYSIKYAIDLQTDGGTWKTIIDTSVIGKTTSGYERSHRINFPQLGNTWTVRLRKITGDANSAKIGDTMTLQSYTEVIDAKLRYPNTALLYIEFDSSQFNGSIPQISCEPRGRIIRVPDNYDPESRTYTGIWQGQFKWAWTDNPAWIFYDVVINDRFGLGDRLTAENISKWTLYEVAQYCDQMVPDGRGGDGTEPRHICNVYVQDRNDAYTVLRDFAAIFRGMTYWGGNQIVALADMPRDVDYVYTNASAVDGLFTYASSTSKTRYTSSLVSYSDPANAYADAVEPVFDQTLVARYKVYNPLEVTAIGCTRQSEAQRKGRWGILTNNKDRIVTFGVGLDGNIPQPGYVIAVADEFLSGRVAGGRISSVNGRVIELDRKPDAIAGDRLMLNLPSGAAQSRTIQAINGNFVTVTVAYSEVPEAESVWVVESEKLYAQQYRVVGVADNNDGTFTICAAQHDPDKYARIDTGAIIDDRPVSVIPPGNQIAPDNIIIDSYSTVNQGISVETLRAYWDAVANAISYEAQWRRDEGNWINIPRSSTTSFEIPSIYSGRYLVRVRAINAAEISSGWAYSQETTLIGKVGKPPQPVSFKTDPLVFGIQLSWNFPEGAEDTLKTEIQYNDKNAEDGAMLLSDIPYPQRSYQQMGLKAGQSFFYRARLVDKTGNQGDWIEWVLGESSTDVDWIADEVKKGIEESEVFKELNENVVDANKKLEEIAGDSISNSTASIINSLTIDADSKRWRKENGDRKAEITVTREAIATETEARATQVIELKTETEKTNASLAKLSQTVSDNESSTATDITNLNAKTDKTDASLSSLSQTVADGDKALSQQITQLNSKTDTTNSNITALEKTVADSDKALSEKITGLTSTVGENTAAIQVRGQTIFNKDGTGSSVYSMGAGITYKGKYYAAGLSVGAEVNAAGAVSTRILASADQFAVLNPATNGYTLPFFVQGSQTFIVSALIQDASITNAKIGSYIQSNNYVAGKAGWRIDKNGVLEMNSALPGGGRSVFDSNGIGVYDPNGVRRFAAGYKP
- a CDS encoding tail assembly protein; protein product: MKEIMTRIELGGVLGKTFGKVHRRLISSDGEAIIALCKTISGFESFMISSKSRGLTYAVFRGKKNIGKDDLSYPVSGEIIRIIPVIIGSKKGGVLQTILGAVLVAAGVVYGYFSGDWANAAYAIQAGGAMMLGGVVQMLSPQAAGLASKQDPDNKASYAFGGVTNTTAQGYPVPLLYGKRRIGGAIISASITVEDQQ
- the tnpA gene encoding IS200/IS605 family transposase; the encoded protein is MSSYRSSAHVFWRCKYHLVWTPKYRYKVLAGAVGKELYRSVYILCNMKDCEVLELNVQPDHVHLVVMIPPKLSISTLMGVLKGRTAIRLYNKFPHIRKKLWGNHFWARGYFADTVGVNEEIIRRYVRHQDKKDQEYEQQMALLQD